In Zunongwangia profunda SM-A87, the following proteins share a genomic window:
- a CDS encoding HD domain-containing protein: MASKNKLKILNDPIYGFITIPSQRIFNIIEHPYFQRLRRISQMGLSYLVYPGAHHTRFQHAIGCVHLMQKAVRVLRFKGVEISTDEEEALQIAILLHDIGHGPFSHAMEHSIVEGVDHESISLLFMKELNAVFNQSLTLAIQIFTGEYPRRFMHQLITSQLDMDRLDYLKRDSFYTGTTEGNINSDRLIIMLNVVNNELVIEEKAIYSVEKFLVARRLMYWQVYLHKTSMVAEQLLIRVLKRAKELIASGTNLNASKALSYFLYNKVTEESFDTRTLSVFSCLDDYDIVLAMKEWANHDDYVLSNLCKMVINRDLLKVKIKKKKPAKAKIEKHIEQLKQKHGLSDKEASYFVFTGEIANLAYTREKNNINILHKNGKINDVIKVSDQLNLKALSKTVTKYYICYPKSKH, encoded by the coding sequence TTGGCTTCAAAAAACAAACTCAAGATATTAAACGACCCAATTTACGGATTTATTACCATACCTAGTCAGCGTATCTTTAACATAATCGAACATCCGTACTTTCAAAGATTACGAAGAATTTCACAAATGGGATTATCGTATTTAGTTTATCCGGGTGCTCATCATACAAGATTTCAACATGCCATTGGCTGCGTTCATTTAATGCAAAAAGCAGTGCGAGTACTTCGGTTTAAGGGAGTTGAGATTAGTACAGATGAAGAAGAAGCCCTGCAAATAGCTATATTATTACATGATATAGGGCATGGTCCTTTTTCCCATGCTATGGAACATAGCATTGTAGAAGGCGTGGATCATGAGTCTATTTCACTTCTTTTTATGAAGGAATTGAATGCTGTTTTTAACCAAAGTTTAACGCTGGCTATCCAGATATTTACCGGTGAATATCCTCGAAGGTTCATGCACCAGCTTATCACAAGCCAGCTAGACATGGATAGGCTAGATTATTTAAAGCGAGATAGTTTTTATACCGGTACAACCGAGGGGAATATCAATAGCGATCGATTAATTATCATGCTGAATGTAGTAAATAATGAGCTGGTTATTGAAGAAAAAGCCATTTATTCAGTAGAAAAATTTCTGGTAGCCAGAAGATTAATGTACTGGCAGGTATATTTGCATAAAACCAGTATGGTTGCAGAGCAGCTTTTAATTCGGGTTTTAAAAAGAGCAAAAGAGTTGATTGCTAGTGGTACTAACTTAAATGCAAGTAAGGCTTTAAGTTATTTTCTATATAATAAGGTAACAGAAGAAAGTTTTGATACAAGAACCCTAAGTGTTTTTTCCTGTCTTGATGATTATGATATAGTTTTGGCGATGAAAGAATGGGCTAATCACGACGATTATGTATTAAGCAACTTGTGCAAGATGGTAATTAACCGTGACCTGTTAAAGGTGAAGATAAAAAAGAAAAAACCCGCAAAAGCTAAGATCGAAAAACATATTGAGCAGCTAAAACAAAAACATGGTTTAAGCGATAAAGAAGCCTCATATTTTGTTTTTACAGGAGAAATAGCTAATCTCGCCTATACCCGTGAAAAGAATAATATTAATATTCTTCATAAAAACGGGAAGATAAACGATGTGATAAAGGTTTCAGACCAGTTAAATTTAAAAGCATTATCTAAAACGGTGACTAAATATTATATCTGTTATCCCAAGTCTAAACATTAA
- the lpxD gene encoding UDP-3-O-(3-hydroxymyristoyl)glucosamine N-acyltransferase: MKFKASQIAEILEGTIVGNPDAEVSELAKIEEGKDGSLTFLSNPKYTSYIYSTKASITIVNDSFEADQTVSTTLIKVKDAYKAFSTLLEYYNQVKLRKSGIEQPSYISATAKYGEDVYLGAFTYLGENVKIGKNVKIYPYAYVGDNTVIGDNSTLFAGVKVYSETVIGKNVTLHGGAIVGADGFGFSPNEKGEYTKVPQIGNVIIEDDVDVGAGTTIDRATLGSTIIRKGVKLDNHIQIAHNVEIGDNTVIAAQTGVAGSTKIGKNCIIGGQVGIVGHITIGDRVKIQAQSGIGRNVKDDEVLQGSPAIGYSDYNKSFIHFKNLPKTVDLLHQLDKKVNKNG, from the coding sequence ATGAAATTTAAAGCATCACAAATAGCCGAAATTCTCGAAGGGACAATCGTAGGTAATCCCGATGCAGAGGTTTCAGAATTGGCTAAGATTGAAGAAGGAAAAGATGGATCGCTTACCTTTTTAAGCAATCCAAAATATACTTCCTATATATATAGTACCAAAGCATCAATCACTATAGTAAACGATAGTTTTGAAGCAGATCAAACTGTAAGTACTACCTTGATTAAAGTAAAAGACGCTTATAAAGCATTTTCTACGTTATTAGAATATTATAATCAGGTAAAACTTCGTAAAAGTGGGATAGAGCAACCAAGCTATATTTCTGCAACAGCAAAGTATGGGGAAGATGTTTATCTTGGCGCTTTTACTTATTTAGGAGAAAATGTAAAAATTGGTAAAAACGTAAAGATTTATCCCTATGCCTACGTTGGTGATAATACGGTAATTGGAGATAACTCTACGCTTTTTGCTGGTGTAAAGGTATATTCTGAAACTGTTATCGGTAAAAATGTGACGCTACATGGAGGTGCTATTGTTGGAGCCGATGGTTTTGGCTTTAGTCCTAACGAAAAAGGAGAATACACAAAAGTACCACAAATAGGAAATGTGATTATTGAAGATGATGTAGATGTAGGAGCAGGTACCACAATAGATAGAGCGACTCTAGGGTCTACCATTATTAGAAAAGGTGTGAAATTAGACAATCATATCCAGATCGCTCATAATGTAGAAATTGGTGATAATACGGTAATAGCTGCTCAAACAGGAGTTGCAGGTTCTACAAAGATTGGAAAAAACTGTATTATAGGTGGCCAGGTAGGGATTGTTGGTCATATTACGATAGGTGACCGGGTAAAAATTCAGGCACAAAGTGGCATCGGAAGAAATGTAAAGGATGATGAAGTATTGCAGGGATCACCCGCTATAGGATATTCAGATTATAATAAATCTTTTATTCATTTTAAGAACTTACCAAAAACTGTTGATTTATTGCATCAGTTAGATAAAAAAGTAAATAAGAATGGCTGA
- a CDS encoding bifunctional UDP-3-O-[3-hydroxymyristoyl] N-acetylglucosamine deacetylase/3-hydroxyacyl-ACP dehydratase, whose translation MAEKVLKQQTIQNEVSLDGVGLHTGKQVKLTFKPAPENTGYVFKRVDLEGAPIIEADVSYVTDTKRGTNLEKNGVKIQTSEHVLAACVGLEIDNIIIELNASEPPIMDGSSKYFVEALEEAGIKEQEADKEEYVINEVICYRDEDSGSEIVVMPADTYKVTTMVDFGTKVLGTQNASIEHVSEFKDNIANSRTFSFLHEIEALLEHGLIKGGDLNNAIVYVDKEIGEETLKKLRVAFNRDEISVKPNGILDNLTLHYPNEAARHKLLDVLGDLALIGTRIRGKVIATKPGHYVNTEFAKKLAKFIKEEKRNKVPKIDLSAKPIMDVNAIMETLPHRSPFLLVDKIYELTDSTVVGVKNVTMNEPFFVGHFPGKPVMPGVLQVEAMAQTGGILALKSVPDPENYLTYFMKIDNVRFKQQVVPGDTLIFKLELLAPIRRGICQMQAYAYVNGKLATEAVLMAQIVKSK comes from the coding sequence ATGGCTGAAAAAGTATTGAAGCAGCAAACTATTCAGAATGAAGTTTCCTTAGACGGAGTAGGACTTCATACGGGGAAACAAGTAAAACTTACCTTTAAACCAGCTCCAGAAAATACGGGTTATGTTTTTAAACGTGTAGATCTTGAAGGGGCACCTATTATCGAAGCCGACGTTAGCTATGTTACCGATACCAAAAGAGGTACTAACCTTGAGAAAAACGGAGTTAAGATTCAAACTTCAGAGCACGTTTTAGCCGCATGCGTAGGTTTAGAAATCGATAATATTATTATTGAATTAAATGCATCAGAACCACCAATTATGGATGGTTCTTCAAAGTATTTTGTTGAGGCATTAGAAGAAGCTGGGATTAAGGAGCAGGAAGCAGACAAAGAAGAATATGTGATCAACGAAGTAATTTGCTATCGGGACGAGGATTCTGGTAGCGAGATCGTTGTCATGCCGGCAGATACGTATAAGGTGACCACTATGGTTGATTTTGGCACCAAGGTTTTAGGAACTCAAAATGCTTCCATAGAACATGTTTCAGAATTTAAAGATAATATTGCCAACTCCAGAACGTTTAGTTTTTTACATGAAATAGAAGCACTTTTAGAACACGGACTTATAAAAGGTGGTGATCTAAACAATGCTATTGTTTATGTAGATAAAGAGATTGGGGAGGAAACTTTAAAAAAGTTAAGGGTAGCTTTTAACCGGGATGAGATTTCTGTAAAACCAAACGGAATTTTAGATAACCTTACTTTACATTATCCCAACGAAGCTGCAAGACATAAATTATTAGATGTTTTAGGTGATCTTGCTCTTATAGGAACCCGAATTAGAGGAAAGGTAATTGCCACTAAACCGGGCCACTATGTAAATACTGAATTTGCTAAAAAATTAGCTAAATTCATTAAGGAAGAAAAGCGTAATAAAGTGCCAAAAATCGATTTGAGCGCAAAACCTATAATGGATGTAAATGCTATTATGGAAACACTTCCTCACCGTTCTCCTTTCTTACTGGTAGATAAAATTTATGAGCTTACAGATTCTACCGTCGTAGGAGTTAAGAATGTAACTATGAATGAGCCATTTTTTGTAGGACATTTTCCAGGTAAACCTGTGATGCCTGGGGTACTACAGGTAGAGGCAATGGCGCAAACCGGCGGGATTTTGGCCTTAAAATCTGTACCAGATCCAGAAAACTATCTTACCTATTTTATGAAAATAGATAATGTACGGTTTAAACAACAAGTGGTACCAGGGGATACCTTAATATTTAAATTAGAACTTTTAGCGCCTATTAGAAGGGGGATATGCCAAATGCAGGCTTATGCTTATGTAAACGGAAAATTGGCAACAGAAGCAGTGCTTATGGCACAAATTGTAAAATCAAAATAA
- the lpxA gene encoding acyl-ACP--UDP-N-acetylglucosamine O-acyltransferase: MNQPLAYVHPGAKIAKNVVIEPFATIHNNVVIGEGSWIGSNVTIMEGARIGKNCSIFPGAVISAIPQDKKFDDEDTVTIIGDNTTIRECVTINRGTTDRMKTVIGQNCWIMAYCHIAHDCIVGDNCIFSNNSTLAGHINVGDHVVLAGMAAIQQFCSIGKHAFVTGGSLVRKDVPPFVKAGREPLSYVGINSIGLRRRGFTTDKIREIQDIYRILYQKNYNNSQAVAIIEAEMQATAERDEILEFIKNSQRGIMKGYFSSN, translated from the coding sequence ATGAATCAACCTTTAGCATATGTGCATCCAGGAGCGAAAATCGCTAAAAATGTCGTAATCGAGCCGTTTGCAACGATTCATAACAATGTAGTAATTGGTGAAGGCAGCTGGATAGGATCTAATGTGACCATTATGGAAGGTGCACGTATAGGTAAAAATTGTAGTATTTTCCCGGGAGCAGTGATCTCTGCCATTCCACAGGATAAAAAATTTGATGATGAAGATACGGTAACTATTATTGGGGATAATACGACTATTAGAGAGTGCGTAACCATAAATCGAGGAACCACAGATCGTATGAAAACCGTCATCGGCCAAAACTGTTGGATCATGGCCTATTGCCATATTGCACACGATTGTATTGTAGGTGATAATTGTATTTTTTCTAATAACAGTACACTGGCAGGACATATAAATGTGGGGGATCACGTGGTCTTAGCAGGTATGGCAGCAATACAACAATTTTGCAGTATTGGTAAACATGCTTTTGTAACCGGGGGATCATTGGTTAGAAAAGATGTGCCGCCATTTGTAAAAGCGGGACGTGAACCATTATCTTATGTAGGTATCAATTCTATAGGATTGCGTCGTAGAGGATTTACAACCGATAAAATAAGGGAGATCCAGGATATTTACAGGATATTATACCAAAAAAATTATAATAACTCGCAGGCCGTTGCTATTATAGAAGCAGAAATGCAGGCTACGGCCGAGCGTGACGAAATATTGGAATTTATTAAAAACTCTCAAAGAGGTATCATGAAAGGATACTTCAGTTCAAATTAA
- the efp gene encoding elongation factor P, translated as MANTSDIRNGLCIRYNHDIFKIIEFLHVKPGKGPAFVRTKLKSVTTGKVIDNTFSAGHKIEDVRVETHKYQFLYQDGEFYHFMHVEDYTQIRLLESALDMPQLLKEGEVLTVIINTEDNMPLSTEMPASVVLEVTHTEPGVKGNTATNATKPATVETGAEVNVPLFINEGDKIRIETEKGTYKERIKE; from the coding sequence ATGGCAAATACAAGTGATATTAGAAACGGACTTTGTATACGATACAACCACGATATTTTTAAGATTATTGAATTTCTTCATGTAAAACCAGGAAAAGGACCTGCTTTTGTAAGAACAAAACTTAAAAGTGTTACAACCGGTAAAGTAATTGATAATACATTTTCTGCCGGGCATAAAATTGAAGATGTTCGTGTAGAAACCCATAAATACCAGTTTTTGTATCAGGATGGTGAGTTTTATCACTTTATGCATGTAGAAGATTACACACAGATTCGTCTTTTGGAAAGTGCTTTAGATATGCCACAGTTGCTAAAAGAAGGAGAGGTGCTTACGGTAATTATCAATACAGAAGATAATATGCCGCTTTCTACAGAGATGCCTGCGAGTGTAGTATTAGAAGTGACACATACCGAGCCCGGTGTAAAAGGGAATACGGCAACTAACGCAACAAAACCAGCGACTGTGGAAACTGGAGCTGAAGTTAATGTTCCTCTTTTTATAAATGAAGGTGATAAAATTCGTATCGAAACCGAAAAAGGGACCTATAAAGAACGAATTAAAGAATAA
- a CDS encoding UDP-3-O-(3-hydroxymyristoyl)glucosamine N-acyltransferase, translating to MKFPQIHTLEQIATIITCGFVGDKDFPVKGMNEIHVVTPGDIVFVDHPKYYDKALKSAATIILINKEVECPEGKALLISDDPFRDFNKLSKYFKPFLKAEKSISESALIGKGSHIQPTAFIGNHVSIGEHCIIGANVTINDHTLIGDHVIIQAGTVIGGDAFYYKKRPEGFDRLLSSGRVVIEDYVEVGCNCTIDRGVTGDTLIKKGTKIDNLVQIGHDTVIGEKCLIASQVGIAGCVIVEDEVTLWGQAGVRSDVTLGKAGVIMAQTGVSKSTQPGITYWGTPFKEVRTFLKEQASLKHLPDLIKNSQKK from the coding sequence ATGAAATTTCCACAAATTCATACATTAGAACAAATTGCGACGATTATTACCTGCGGTTTTGTAGGAGATAAAGATTTTCCGGTTAAAGGAATGAATGAAATTCATGTAGTGACCCCGGGAGATATTGTATTTGTAGACCACCCAAAATATTACGATAAGGCATTAAAATCTGCAGCTACCATTATCCTGATCAATAAAGAAGTTGAATGTCCTGAAGGTAAAGCCCTTTTAATTTCAGACGATCCGTTTAGGGATTTTAATAAGCTTTCTAAATATTTTAAACCTTTTCTAAAAGCTGAGAAATCGATATCAGAGTCTGCTCTTATAGGAAAAGGAAGTCATATACAACCAACTGCTTTTATCGGCAATCATGTAAGTATTGGTGAACATTGTATTATTGGTGCGAATGTTACGATTAACGATCATACATTGATTGGTGACCATGTAATTATTCAGGCCGGTACTGTTATTGGAGGAGATGCATTCTATTATAAAAAGAGACCCGAAGGCTTCGATAGATTACTTTCTAGCGGCCGAGTAGTAATAGAAGATTATGTAGAAGTAGGTTGTAACTGTACGATAGATCGTGGAGTGACCGGAGATACTTTAATAAAAAAGGGAACTAAGATCGATAATCTTGTGCAGATAGGTCATGATACCGTGATTGGAGAAAAATGTCTTATAGCCTCCCAGGTTGGTATTGCCGGTTGCGTTATAGTAGAAGATGAAGTGACCCTTTGGGGTCAGGCTGGTGTTAGAAGTGATGTCACTCTGGGGAAAGCGGGAGTGATTATGGCACAAACAGGAGTAAGTAAAAGCACACAACCCGGAATTACCTATTGGGGAACGCCGTTTAAAGAAGTTCGAACTTTTCTTAAAGAACAGGCGAGCCTAAAACATTTGCCAGATTTAATTAAAAATTCCCAAAAGAAATAA
- a CDS encoding BlaI/MecI/CopY family transcriptional regulator — MKLSNAEEELMQILWKQKKAFMKDLIDAYPEPKPANTTVATLLKRMRDKKFVDFVQYGRSREYFPLVKKTDYFSKQMNGLIKNFFNNSAAQFASFFTEETDLSEEELKELRKIIDERIKNQ; from the coding sequence ATGAAACTTTCCAATGCTGAAGAAGAGCTAATGCAAATTTTATGGAAGCAGAAAAAAGCTTTTATGAAAGATTTAATTGATGCTTATCCAGAACCTAAACCAGCAAATACCACCGTTGCCACCTTATTAAAAAGAATGCGTGATAAAAAATTTGTTGATTTTGTACAATACGGCCGTTCCAGAGAATATTTTCCTTTGGTGAAAAAGACAGATTATTTCTCTAAACAAATGAACGGACTTATAAAGAATTTCTTCAATAATTCTGCCGCACAGTTCGCTTCTTTCTTTACTGAGGAAACCGATTTATCTGAAGAGGAATTAAAAGAGCTACGAAAAATAATTGACGAAAGAATCAAAAATCAATAG
- a CDS encoding IS3 family transposase (programmed frameshift), translated as MLVITLAIMRRKSKHYTLEFKQKAVELSYAKGNVKQVCEDLDIFPSVLYRWRRELKDYGNNSFPGRGNPKMTDEEKEIARLKKALKEAELERDNLKKGHQHLLRERQEKYRFIKQHLMRFPVETMCKILKVSKSGYYHWLQSGPSKLWLENQKVTGLIKSIFKDSFQSYGSPRIKTELETLGYKISKPRVARIMSANYLFAKRKRKFKATTYSQHNYPIAPNLLNQNFEVSRQDQVWVSDITYIKTKQGWLYLTVIIDLFNRKVVGWALSDNLSTEDTIIKAWHMAIKKTTLTQSLIFHSDRGIQYASHKFTSLIKSYNGLVNQSMSRKGNCWDNAIAESFFKSLKVEWVYRHNYKLRSEAELSIFGWIETWYNNRRRHSFLGNRTIREFELDMYNLKLAA; from the exons TTGCTAGTTATTACCTTAGCAATTATGAGAAGAAAATCTAAACATTACACCTTAGAATTTAAACAAAAAGCAGTCGAGTTAAGTTATGCTAAAGGCAATGTAAAACAAGTATGTGAAGACTTGGATATATTTCCATCTGTACTTTACCGTTGGCGTAGAGAGTTAAAAGATTACGGTAACAACAGTTTCCCTGGCCGTGGTAATCCTAAAATGACCGATGAAGAAAAAGAGATAGCCCGATTAAAAAAGGCATTAAAAGAAGCCGAGTTAGAACGAGACA ATCTTAAAAAAGGCCATCAGCATCTTCTCCGCGAGCGACAAGAAAAATACAGGTTTATAAAACAACACCTTATGAGATTTCCTGTCGAGACGATGTGTAAAATATTGAAAGTAAGCAAAAGTGGCTATTACCATTGGTTACAATCGGGACCAAGTAAATTATGGTTAGAAAATCAAAAGGTAACTGGGCTTATTAAATCTATATTTAAAGATAGCTTTCAAAGCTATGGTTCACCTAGAATAAAAACAGAACTAGAGACATTAGGCTATAAAATATCAAAGCCTAGAGTTGCACGTATTATGAGTGCTAATTATTTGTTTGCAAAACGAAAACGTAAGTTTAAAGCAACCACATATAGTCAACATAATTACCCCATAGCTCCTAATTTATTAAACCAAAACTTTGAAGTAAGCCGACAGGATCAAGTTTGGGTAAGCGATATAACCTATATCAAAACCAAACAGGGCTGGTTATACCTTACTGTCATTATTGATTTGTTTAACCGCAAAGTTGTTGGATGGGCTCTAAGCGATAATCTAAGTACAGAAGACACTATTATTAAGGCTTGGCATATGGCTATAAAGAAAACTACTTTAACCCAGTCTTTAATTTTTCATTCCGACCGAGGTATACAATATGCCAGCCATAAGTTTACCTCATTAATTAAAAGTTACAATGGCTTAGTAAACCAATCTATGAGCAGAAAAGGTAATTGCTGGGATAATGCCATTGCTGAATCGTTCTTTAAATCATTAAAGGTAGAATGGGTTTATAGGCACAATTATAAGTTGAGATCTGAAGCGGAGTTATCCATCTTTGGATGGATAGAAACTTGGTATAATAATAGAAGAAGACATTCCTTTTTAGGAAATAGAACTATAAGAGAATTTGAATTAGACATGTATAACCTTAAACTAGCAGCGTAG
- the sucD gene encoding succinate--CoA ligase subunit alpha: MSVLVNKDSKIIVQGFTGSEGTFHAEQMIEYGSNVVGGVTPGKGGQKHLDRPVFNTVSDAVKETGADVTIIFVPPAFAADAIMEAADAGIKVIITITEGIPVADMVKASNYIKNKDCRLIGPNCPGVITPGEAKVGIMPGFVFKKGTVGIVSKSGTLTYEAADQVVKEGLGITTAIGIGGDPIIGTTTKEAVELLMNDDETKAIVMIGEIGGQLEADAAKWIKENGNKKPVIGFIAGETAPAGRTMGHAGAIVGGSEDTAQAKKAILKENGVHVVDSPAEIGKKVAEVLG; encoded by the coding sequence ATGAGCGTTTTAGTAAATAAAGATTCAAAAATAATCGTGCAGGGATTTACCGGTAGCGAAGGTACTTTTCATGCAGAGCAAATGATAGAATATGGTTCCAATGTTGTTGGAGGTGTAACTCCTGGTAAAGGAGGACAAAAGCATTTGGACAGACCGGTATTCAATACAGTTTCAGATGCTGTTAAAGAAACCGGTGCCGATGTTACCATTATTTTTGTGCCGCCAGCATTTGCTGCCGATGCCATTATGGAAGCTGCCGATGCAGGTATTAAAGTAATCATTACTATTACCGAGGGTATTCCTGTTGCAGATATGGTTAAGGCTTCTAATTATATTAAAAACAAAGACTGCCGTCTAATTGGCCCTAACTGCCCTGGTGTTATCACTCCGGGTGAAGCTAAAGTAGGGATCATGCCAGGTTTCGTTTTCAAAAAGGGAACTGTAGGTATTGTTTCTAAATCTGGTACTTTAACTTACGAAGCTGCCGATCAGGTTGTAAAAGAAGGTTTAGGAATTACTACGGCAATTGGTATTGGTGGAGATCCAATTATTGGAACGACTACTAAAGAAGCAGTAGAGCTTTTAATGAATGATGATGAAACCAAGGCTATCGTTATGATCGGTGAAATTGGAGGACAGTTGGAAGCTGATGCTGCTAAATGGATCAAAGAAAACGGTAATAAGAAACCGGTTATCGGGTTTATCGCTGGTGAAACTGCTCCTGCAGGAAGAACTATGGGACATGCTGGTGCAATTGTAGGTGGTAGCGAAGATACCGCACAAGCTAAAAAAGCAATCTTAAAGGAAAACGGAGTTCATGTGGTGGATTCTCCAGCAGAAATTGGTAAAAAAGTTGCCGAAGTTCTGGGATAA